The genome window CCTTCGACCATGCCACAGGTTTTGGCTCAAGCTACAGAAATATTGTTTATGAGAATTGACACTATGAATGTGGCCTGTTTTGATAGGTGAGTTTATAAAAGCCATCAATTAATTTGTATAtggaattcaaaataaatagatttttttaaacttacccttttaaaataaatcattgaTAAAAAGGAACATAATGTAATGTTCTATTGATCTGTTTGTGTGaccacatatttttattattttttcagatttGTGAATTGGTTCTCCTACCATCTTAGCAACTTCCAATACCGTTGGTCCTGGGAGGAGTGGGAAGCATGCACTCAGTTGGATATTGATCATCCCAAACCCAGGTTTATTAGAGAGGTTCTTGGAAAATGTCTCAGGTACAAATTAcctaaatcatttttaaataataaatttatactTAAATCAACCtgactaaaaataattatttttctttacatcTCCTTAGGTTGTCATATCAACAAAGGATAAAAGAAATGGTACCGGAATCTTTTGCAGCATTTGTACCTCTGAAACCTGAACCTATTTACAAGTATTCTATGGAAGGTGCAGGTGAGAATAAACTCTTAAATAAAtcatctttataataatttattatacaaaaatattattattaccttaatttaaacttaattgAACTTAAGTATTTACATTCCGGTAACACAGAAAAATAGGAATCGTGCAGCGTACTTTGAATTTCTTGGCGTCACATAAGCCTTAAGGAGCATTGTAAACTTTTGTTTCTGAAAACATTgacttttttcaatttataaattttatgtaCTGAATAGGTTTTCATAAACAAAAGTTTCCAATTAGGTTCGGCGCTAAATGCtttctaatttatttgtaacttCACATTTAAAGTTTTTCCATACACGCAGATCTGTACTGGATCAGCACCGTCTAGACATTTAATACCGCTACATGACATCTTTATGTGAAAGCACCTTATGTCCATATAACTAAGTACAAGGCGGCGCCTGATCGAATGCTGACAATATATCTGCGATAACAATCAATAAATAGCTTTCATTGGTCACTGCCAGTGCTCAGAGATCAATGACGGACACAGCATTTAAAGCTACAACACTGAGTATGAGTATTCAGATTAGGAAAACATTCAGTCTATTCTATAGCCATTAATTCTAATAAACTAAACGGCCGATCTTGACTTTCTTGCGTTTCATCATAGTATTCTTCACCTAAGTTTCTGCTGTCTGAATTTTCTTCGTCATTATTGAACGGAGAATCTTCATCGTCAGTTTCATCATCATATTCTTCTTCGGAATTATTATGACTTGTGTTATTGTCATGCCTCTTTTCAAGGGAATGCAGAAAGTCTTTAATATCATCATCCATGTCTACGTAACGTTGGTGCTTGTGACTCGGACTTGGATCTGGTTCTGGTGCAGCAGTAGACAGCACTGGTATTTCTGTTGCATCATCCATTGTGAAACCTCCGAACAATTCAGTTAATATGTCCATTGTTGGGCTTGAAGTTGTAGTAGTGGTACTTGAGGTTTTACTGGCAGTGGTAGTTGCCACAACACTAGACGATTTGTTCGCTGCTTCAGTAGTAGTTAGGTTATTATGTTTCTTCTTCTGACATTTTGTCTTATTCTTTGAAACTGAATGAGTTGACGCAACCACTGTCAATTCGGTGGTCGTTAATTCTTTTTCTATACTAGCAGTTGGGAAAATGTATTCATTGTCATCTTTGGATTCTTGAGCATCAATTGTGAAATCTCTTTGTGCTGGCTCAGTTTCCTCCTCTCCTTCCTCAGGCGGCCACTCTGACGATTCTTCATTCATGTCATCGTCTTCGTAAGTTGGAGTAGTAGTAGCTTGTGGCCTTTTTACCAAAATATCTTCGTCTGCCTCTTGTGTTTGTTCTGTAGTGGTGCTACTAAGGTTTTCATGATTGGAATTAAAGACGTGGTCTCTATGATCCTCCTTATTTCTCACAACTTCCGGACTCCTGGGCTTGTTCGCAGGAATATATCCTTGGAATTTAGACGTTTTTCTTCTTGGATACTTGTTAGATAAAACAGAGTTCGTTCGGTTCTTGTCGAGTGTGCTTGTTGACCATTTGTCGTGATTAACCGACGTGCCTTTTTGCATCAGTGTGGATTGTCTGAAACGGTTTTTACTCTTCGGTTGCGTAGTAACAACCGGCTGTTCGGTGTCCACGCTGGGGCTCGATGTACTGGTAGTGCTAGAAGTACTGGTTGTTGTTAGTTTGACGGTCATCGTGGGTCGTGTAGTAGTACTCGTGGTTGTACTATTTGCCGGTGCTTTGAGTGCTTTTGTTTCCCATATGGAGTTAGCTGCGCTGGTTGCTGCAGAACTTGCTTGAGGCGTCAAATCATGGGCTTGAGACGTCGATGTTGGTTTCTTTGGATGGTATTTTCGTGTCGGTTTGACTGTAGTTGTGGTTGTGGTTGTAGTGGTGATTCGTTTATGCTTTTTGATTTTATCTTGTTTGTTGAACTTCGGCGGCGGGCGTGTTCGCTTCTTAGGTTTAGCTGTAGTGGTCGTCGTCGTTGTGCTTGTGCTAGTGGTTGTTGTACTCGTCGATGGAGTCTCATGTTCCCTCTCTTTCACATCTTCTGTAAGGTCTTCAGCAGCGGATGTTGTTGAAGGTGTTGTAGAAGTAACTGAGTCACTATTTTCCGTAGAACTCCTGTCCTTGTGTGATGCCATCGGGGTAGTTTTAGTAAAAGCTCCTAAGAGATTAGCCCATTCCATGGAGTTGTCTTCGATTGGCAGGGTTTCAGCTGTTATGATATCAGGCATTACAGTGGGTGGGcgattgtatttaatattttcgtgCTTTTTTGTCGGTTTCTTACCTGATAAGTGCTTACGAATATTCTTATTGATACTATTCTGAATTCCAGAATCGTAACTACTTTCGGTTGAAATATCTGTGAAGTTCATTGAAATTGGTCTAAATGCAGTGTCAGCTGCCGTATCTTGTTCAGAGAATTGGGTATCAAGAACTTGTGGGCTTGGACGGAAATCTGGAAGAATAGACTTATGTGGCTTGTTTCCGTGATTAAGCTTAAGCGGTGGCATTggtttaaaaggttttttgtcCATAGTAACGAAAACCCCCGGTGGTGCGTTATATACTGGAGGTCTGATGTGGTCAGTTATGTAACTAATTTTCACTGGCGTTTGTTTCTGATGATTTACAAATTGTATAGATTTGAAATTCGTTGCAATCTCTGGTTCTTTTGTTGTATAGTCTGTTGTATTCGGTTTAGTCTTGACAGAAACTTCGACGGTGGATTCTTTCAGGAGTGGATAATTTGTAATAGGTGTCGGCAAAACAGCCGGTCTTGTGGTCTTTACTGCATTGGATGGCACAAAGCGATTGTCTGAGTACGGTGGTACGTATGGAACATTCGCTATAGGATCTACGTTATAGTATGGATGCTGCACGTACGGCACTGGGGGAGGTGGGAGGGGATTGTGAGTGTATCTGTATGGTTGGTGCTTCGTCATCGGATAAGGAATCATCTTCTTCTGATGGTACGTTTCTCTGTCATCAACGTACCCTACTTTAGAATGTTGAGGAAACGCATGGGGCACGTAAGTTTTAGTTTTGGGTTTGTACGATGGTATAGGCTCCTCGTAGGTGTCTTCGTCGGAAAATAATGAGGAGAATAACCGGTCTAGGCCTCGTGAATGATGCGGACGTCTTTGGTAAGTTGTCAatggatttatatttttatggacCCAAATGGCCCGTTGGGGTCTCTCGTTGTGGTGGGCCGACTTATCGTTGTGGTGGGCCGACTTATCGTAGTTACGACCTTGTGGAGGTTCGGTGGGTGTGTTCtctttaatagtaaatgttCTAACTGGATTCTCATATGGTTTTTTCACTTTTCTTGGTGTCTGCGAAGTTACTGAAAATGTCAACTCGTAGTGGTATTTTCCAGGCGATGGTTCTCCTTGTTTCATTCGTTTTACTGACCAAAAGGCTTTGACACCTTTAGTGCAATTATTGCTACTGCAATTATTCAGTGTTGCATCTTCTTCTACGAATCTGTATCCGTCCTTATCTTCAAGCAATCTACCTCTTGCCAATATAGTAACGTCGGCGGGTGGAATTGGCTCTTCCTTTAACCTGTCAAATTTAGCTGTTTTAATTTTATCCCAAAGATCGTGATCATCGACTTCTTTTGACGTCTGCAAGTCTGGTCTGCTGTCAGGCGATATGTAGTCTCCTTTTGCTATTAATTGGTCTATCTTGTCTCTGACGAGGGTTAAGTACACGCTATGCCTGAGGGCGTCCTCCCAGTAATGCGCGGGAATAGCTGCCACCGTGGGGGGTGCGTCAGTCTTGATGATCTCCTGTAGGGTCCCGGCCGAGTTGTGTTTGTTGCTCGGCCAGTCGATGAGCGGGATCGGCGTAGGTTTGAACTCTTCATCATTCTCAGCACAACTTCCGTCCTTGTGCACCTGTAATGCGaacattcatattttaataaCCATGAAGTGACAATGCCAACGAACGTTAATTGAGTGCCCGATGACCACTTTATCATTACAATTGTATGACAGAAAAAAACGTGGATATTTCAGTATGCGTTTGAAAGTAAAATGGTGGTGGGCGGGAAAGTGCGCACGAGACGTTGGCGTGTTACAAATCAGTTGCGTGCCGGACGATCCAACCCCTCCGCGATGAGTTTCCAATTGAATAATTTCTGCACAAACCAACTTATTTGGTTAAAATTTGACTACCTATTTTCATTTCCCTCCTTCATCCGTTTCTGATTTTCTCGAATGTTTACGAAAATTCTGTTTAATTGTGCGGCGGAATGTTTATATTAGACAGTCAAACTATCATCAGAAAGTTCATCATGATGAAGTGAATCTGTTTTGTATAACACTGAATTTATattctcaaataaaaaaaaccataTTGTAAACGCATCGGAAATTGTCTATCTACAAGATGTAGATAGTTAATTTTCTAACTGTCTACATAATGAACAATTGATTGAACTTACTTTACTTACTACCGAAATACCTCAATAGTGAGCATTTGTGTGAAACAATCGTTTATCATACTCGAACATAGTGTGCGTATGAAGATTTCATAACGTTGCAAGGAGATCCTAATCTCGCGTTTAGCAATTTCTTTGTATCTTCTAACAATAAATGAGCGGACGTATCGTAAATGGCTTCTGTGGTTGATCTAGACCTGAATACGCACTCAGCGTAGCGATTATGTAGATacagaatgtaaataaatagttttggtACATTTTTGAGAGACTGTTCATCAACTTAATGTATCTAATAATTTGAAagagattttataaaattagttctattgctttttttttgtaaaaggcgGAAGAAGTTTTGAGACCTGTTTGACTTTACTGTAGCGACTTTTGGAATATAATTTCTAAATTCCACTAGACTTGTTATTTCAATATATTAAACAAGTTCAATCAACATCATTATTGTTCATTATCACCATATAAATTAACGACTACATACACCATAGCTATTACATcgtatttatgaaaattatgaagtacaaaacaatacaaaaacatCATTGTCGCGTAGAAGCTTGGTTTAATTCACATGACTGAACGTTGAGACGATTTGACTTCTGATAGTGTGGGACTAAAGCCGGCCTCTAGTTTATCGTCAAATTCAAAGTCTTTGTTAATTTgacatgttattatttttaaattaattcataaatcgcgtttatttattataatgtatattGATAAGTTATATGCCTCTAAAGTTATACAGagagcattattttatttttataccgttTTATACAGTTTATTTATGGTACTTAGTTCTAGATATAACTTTTGATATCAGGATCGCAATGAATCTTCATCCAATACTACAGACTGTGTGACTTGTGGTTCTAATCCAACGTCAAATGATTTATCGTCTTTCGCAAAAGCAGGTCTTATTAAGAGATAGGAATACGTTAATTAGACGAAGGAAGTTCTATTAGTGATTTGATACATTTATGTATCTGTTCAAGTCTGAAATGGCTATTTGAAAAGTAGTTTACATAATGTCTTCTATTGTTTACATCGTATGCGCAAATCTATGTTTAATCACAAAACTCGCCCAACGTGGTTTTAGGTTTATTATAACAGGATTTTATGGAAAATGCCTGAGAAGCTTTTGTCTTCATTATTTCAAACTTTGAAAAGCGCGCCAATCAATTGCTTTCTACCAGACAGGGGTTAAATTATTTACGCCACGAAAAATCAGCCTGTTCATAGACCTACATCTAAACACATATATCATGTTTGTGTCTTAAAAACCAGTTTAGcacttaataaaaacaaagcaatccaaaaatttcccattaaaattcCCAAGGCGCTATTAAATTAATGTTGCTATTTTAATTTGCTcaacaaaaatatagttttccACGCAGAAATCGCACCGCGACAGTAGATATAGTTGATCGCTCCACTTGCATGGGAAGATCTCATCTGTACAATGGTATCGGTTTAAGGTCAGATCTCTGTTGTATAATGcgtttaataatattgttacagTAATATTATTTGTGGGCTATGGTCGGCGGTTTTGTAGACAGACTTAGGTTTTATGTATTTACTAgcaagttttttaaatatataacgtaggtatatcgggtgtgtcgttcacaatcacattaaatgaaatgcgttaatatactggttattatatgtcga of Helicoverpa zea isolate HzStark_Cry1AcR chromosome 15, ilHelZeax1.1, whole genome shotgun sequence contains these proteins:
- the LOC124636965 gene encoding flocculation protein FLO11-like, with the translated sequence MRSALICVFLALVVSMEIIIINDEEFKPTPIPLIDWPSNKHNSAGTLQEIIKTDAPPTVAAIPAHYWEDALRHSVYLTLVRDKIDQLIAKGDYISPDSRPDLQTSKEVDDHDLWDKIKTAKFDRLKEEPIPPADVTILARGRLLEDKDGYRFVEEDATLNNCSSNNCTKGVKAFWSVKRMKQGEPSPGKYHYELTFSVTSQTPRKVKKPYENPVRTFTIKENTPTEPPQGRNYDKSAHHNDKSAHHNERPQRAIWVHKNINPLTTYQRRPHHSRGLDRLFSSLFSDEDTYEEPIPSYKPKTKTYVPHAFPQHSKVGYVDDRETYHQKKMIPYPMTKHQPYRYTHNPLPPPPVPYVQHPYYNVDPIANVPYVPPYSDNRFVPSNAVKTTRPAVLPTPITNYPLLKESTVEVSVKTKPNTTDYTTKEPEIATNFKSIQFVNHQKQTPVKISYITDHIRPPVYNAPPGVFVTMDKKPFKPMPPLKLNHGNKPHKSILPDFRPSPQVLDTQFSEQDTAADTAFRPISMNFTDISTESSYDSGIQNSINKNIRKHLSGKKPTKKHENIKYNRPPTVMPDIITAETLPIEDNSMEWANLLGAFTKTTPMASHKDRSSTENSDSVTSTTPSTTSAAEDLTEDVKEREHETPSTSTTTTSTSTTTTTTTAKPKKRTRPPPKFNKQDKIKKHKRITTTTTTTTTVKPTRKYHPKKPTSTSQAHDLTPQASSAATSAANSIWETKALKAPANSTTTSTTTRPTMTVKLTTTSTSSTTSTSSPSVDTEQPVVTTQPKSKNRFRQSTLMQKGTSVNHDKWSTSTLDKNRTNSVLSNKYPRRKTSKFQGYIPANKPRSPEVVRNKEDHRDHVFNSNHENLSSTTTEQTQEADEDILVKRPQATTTPTYEDDDMNEESSEWPPEEGEEETEPAQRDFTIDAQESKDDNEYIFPTASIEKELTTTELTVVASTHSVSKNKTKCQKKKHNNLTTTEAANKSSSVVATTTASKTSSTTTTTSSPTMDILTELFGGFTMDDATEIPVLSTAAPEPDPSPSHKHQRYVDMDDDIKDFLHSLEKRHDNNTSHNNSEEEYDDETDDEDSPFNNDEENSDSRNLGEEYYDETQESQDRPFSLLELMAIE